The following are encoded together in the Cicer arietinum cultivar CDC Frontier isolate Library 1 chromosome 2, Cicar.CDCFrontier_v2.0, whole genome shotgun sequence genome:
- the LOC140919320 gene encoding uncharacterized protein, with product MINEYNPLVKIFRQVRDHVEQGGSTNFYIRLFGNHLKHARIHNLPTCDEVAVLIIGDNGSIEKGGDVIVKNFLGEYERLYKTFVSFLSLKYPLLFPYGEDGFHAKIKVRLEYHKNIERKWKRVAMKEFISYSIQDRSIEYGNIVHSRRLFQQFVIDCYTMLETHHLTYIRTSQQIIRCDILNGLQEAVTNSETDASDIGRKSVQ from the coding sequence ATGATCAATGAATACAATCCATTGGTTAAGATATTTCGTCAAGTTAGAGACCATGTGGAACAAGGTGGctcaacaaatttttatatCAGATTGTTTGGAAATCATTTGAAGCATGCTCGAATACACAATCTACCTACTTGTGACGAGGTTGCAGTTTTAATTATTGGTGACAACGGTTCAATTGAAAAGGGTGGAGACGTGATTGTGAAAAATTTCCTTGGTGAATATGAAAGGTTATATAAAACCTTTGTGTCATTCCTATCTCTTAAATATCCACTATTGTTTCCTTATGGCGAAGATGGATTTCATGCTAAAATTAAAGTTAGATTAGAGTATCACAAAAATATTGAGCGCAAATGGAAAAGAGTTGCAATGAAAGAGTTTATATCTTATAGCATTCAAGACAGATCAATTGAGTATGGTAACATTGTTCACTCAAGGAGATTGTTCCAACAATTTGTTATAGATTGTTATACCATGTTGGAAACTCACCATCTCACTTATATTAGGACTTCTCAACAAATCATAAGGTGTGATATTCTAAATGGATTGCAGGAGGCTGTCACCAACAGTGAAACTGATGCAAGTGATATCGGGCGTAAGAGTGTTCAATAG